From a region of the Coprococcus comes ATCC 27758 genome:
- the aroD gene encoding type I 3-dehydroquinate dehydratase, with amino-acid sequence MSKYVEVRGVKIGEGVPKICVPIVGKTKEEILAAARSFEDVALDVVEWRVDWFEGVFDFAQVEDVLKDLRPALGETPILFTFRTSKEGGEKAIEADAYAELNKKAAATGLVDLVDVEAFTGDEVVKDIIEGAHAHGVKVVASNHDFDKTPDKDDIVGRLVKMQELGADIPKIAVMPQCKKDVLTLLEATREMAEEHADRPIITMSMAGTGLISRLCGEVFGSALTFGAVGKASAPGQMNASDLREILTLIDKSI; translated from the coding sequence ATGAGTAAATATGTAGAAGTTCGTGGCGTTAAGATCGGTGAAGGAGTACCGAAAATCTGTGTACCGATCGTCGGAAAGACAAAAGAAGAAATTCTTGCAGCAGCAAGATCTTTTGAGGATGTTGCGCTTGATGTTGTAGAATGGCGTGTAGACTGGTTCGAAGGTGTATTTGACTTCGCACAGGTTGAAGATGTATTAAAAGACCTTCGTCCGGCACTTGGCGAAACTCCGATTCTTTTCACATTCCGTACTTCCAAAGAAGGCGGCGAAAAAGCAATCGAAGCTGACGCATATGCAGAGCTGAACAAGAAAGCAGCAGCAACAGGACTGGTTGACCTTGTGGATGTAGAAGCATTTACAGGGGACGAAGTTGTAAAAGATATCATCGAAGGCGCGCATGCACACGGCGTAAAAGTCGTTGCATCCAACCATGACTTCGATAAGACACCGGACAAAGACGATATCGTAGGACGCCTTGTGAAAATGCAGGAACTCGGCGCAGATATCCCGAAAATTGCAGTAATGCCACAGTGCAAAAAGGATGTACTTACACTTCTTGAAGCAACACGTGAAATGGCAGAAGAACATGCAGACCGTCCGATCATTACAATGTCTATGGCAGGTACCGGACTGATCAGTCGTCTGTGCGGTGAAGTATTCGGTTCAGCACTTACTTTCGGGGCAGTAGGAAAAGCTTCTGCACCTGGACAGATGAATGCATCAGATTTAAGAGAAATCCTGACTCTGATCGATAAGAGCATCTAG
- a CDS encoding MFS transporter: MNKKYIPSALILYLNYFIHGVGCSILGQAVIKEALAASWGVEVMAITAISAALGLGRLIALPFAGPLSDKLGRRISTAIGSGSYAIYLIGLALAFNAGTNGGYQIAYICAIVGGIANSFLDTGIYPAVSEIIYKAPGVATMGIKFFISVSQMLLPFVLGVTVATTATGATSYNTLFYACGIAYLVLLVLVMIFPLPDTDQKAAGKKEGLIDSLKHTHFSVESIAMILIGFTCTGTFQLWLNCAQNFAKENVGWADPSIMQTYYSAGTMLALVVTALLTRKIKDVRFILGYPVICLVTMIAVLVGKSQTLMIAGAFLIGWAGAGGLLQIATSVCNMLFPKIKGTVTALVMIASSLCNYTILTAASKMQPSQVMVMNIVLTAVGVLLGLFVNLRYTKMVEQAQADN, translated from the coding sequence ATGAATAAGAAATACATACCCAGCGCCCTGATCCTTTATTTAAACTACTTTATCCACGGTGTCGGATGTTCCATCCTTGGACAGGCAGTCATCAAGGAAGCACTTGCCGCTTCCTGGGGCGTAGAAGTTATGGCAATCACTGCAATTTCAGCAGCACTCGGACTTGGACGTCTGATCGCGCTTCCGTTCGCCGGACCGCTTTCTGACAAACTCGGACGTCGTATTTCAACAGCGATCGGTAGTGGATCCTATGCAATCTACCTGATCGGACTTGCACTTGCATTTAATGCAGGAACAAATGGTGGATACCAGATCGCATATATCTGTGCAATCGTTGGTGGTATCGCAAACTCTTTCCTGGATACAGGAATTTACCCGGCTGTTTCAGAAATCATTTACAAAGCACCGGGCGTTGCAACTATGGGGATCAAATTCTTTATTTCTGTATCGCAGATGCTTTTACCGTTCGTACTTGGTGTAACTGTCGCTACAACAGCAACAGGAGCAACCTCTTACAACACACTGTTCTATGCATGTGGAATCGCTTATCTTGTACTTCTGGTACTGGTTATGATCTTTCCACTCCCGGATACAGATCAGAAAGCAGCGGGAAAGAAAGAAGGCCTGATCGACAGCTTAAAGCATACACATTTCTCTGTAGAATCCATCGCAATGATCCTGATCGGATTCACATGTACAGGTACTTTCCAGTTATGGCTGAACTGTGCACAGAACTTTGCAAAAGAGAATGTTGGCTGGGCTGATCCGTCCATCATGCAGACATACTATTCAGCAGGAACAATGCTTGCACTCGTTGTAACTGCACTTTTAACAAGAAAGATCAAAGACGTAAGATTTATCCTGGGATACCCGGTAATCTGTCTTGTAACAATGATCGCTGTTCTGGTTGGAAAGAGCCAGACACTTATGATTGCAGGTGCATTCCTGATCGGATGGGCAGGAGCAGGCGGACTTCTTCAGATCGCAACTTCTGTATGCAACATGCTTTTCCCGAAGATCAAAGGAACTGTAACAGCACTTGTTATGATCGCATCTTCCCTGTGTAACTACACCATCCTTACAGCAGCATCCAAAATGCAGCCGTCACAGGTTATGGTTATGAATATCGTTCTTACAGCAGTTGGAGTCCTTCTTGGATTATTTGTAAACTTACGTTATACTAAGATGGTAGAACAGGCTCAGGCTGACAACTAG